In Antricoccus suffuscus, the genomic stretch CGGCAAGTGCAGGTCAAAGCGAAGTATGGGTTGTGGGTGACCACCGCTGAACGGGACGCGATTGTGAAGATTCTTGGAAATTGCGATGCACCGGCGGCGGCCTCGGTTGTTCCCGTGCCTGCACCGGTCACCACGACGACCGCGCCTCCACCGGTGACCACGACGGCCGCGCCTCCACCGATTACTACGACTCAGGCACCCGCGCCGGCGCCGGTCCCCGCGCCCAAGGTGGCACCTGCTCCTGCTCCACCTCCTGCGCCGCCGGCGCAGACGAACGTCTACTACCAGAATTGTGCGGCGGCCAAGGCCGCAGGGGCCGCGCCGATATACGCCGGTCAGCCCGGGTATCGGTCGGCGCTCGATAGGGATAAGGATGGCGTGGCCTGCGAGTAGCCTATGAAGTCACGGCTTCGAATAGTCCGTCAACGCCAGCTACTGGCGACTAGTTCACAGACGTGTTGCGACACCCCCTGACCCCACAGCCAGTCGCCACCGGAGCAGGTCAGTTCACGGCGAGAGCAAACACGATGCACGCGAATAGGATCAGCACGGTGACGGTCACCGCCGCCCGCTGGGTGAGTTGGTGTCGCATCTCAGATCCTACTTTCGCGCGAGGCTCTGGCTAGACAAAATTGAAGCGTTCGGTGTGGACCTTGTCTCCGGGAACACCCAGAGCCGCGAGAGCATCCTCCAGCGCGTCCTGCATGGCACCCGGCCCGCAAATGAAGTACTGCAACGCCTCTCGCCTGTCGACGGGCAGATGCCGGTGCAGCATGTCGGCGTCGAGGCGGCCGCTCTCGCCCATCCAATCGCCGGGTGGATCCGACAGCGTGAGTACAACGGTCAGGTCAAGAGACTCAGCGAGGTCGACCATTTCGTCGTAGTACGCCGCGTCCTCGATTCGCTTCGTGCCGTAGAACAGGTGGCACGGTCGGCGGTCGCCGCGAGCGTCGAGGGTGCGCAGCATGCTCCTGATCGGCCCGATCCCGACACCCCCGGCGAGGAACACGAATCCTGGCCCTTCGTCGAAGTCGGGCGAGAACACGCCGTGTGGGCCGTCAAGGTAGGCAACAGTGCCCGCTTGTAGGGCACCGATTGCGGAGGTGAAGTCGCCAAGGTCCTTAATGCTCATCTGCAGCCGTGCGGGGTCGTCACCGTTAGACGAGAACGAAAACGGGTGTTGGGTCACCGCAAACGGCGATCGATGAATCGACAGCCACCCGAACTGTCCTGGCGCGAAGGTGAATCCGGCGTGCCCTGCTGGCGTCAGAGTAACCGTGTTGACCCCGCCGGGTTCTGGTGCTACCGACTCGACCGTCCACGGCCTGCGCATGCGAAGGATCGGTCTGAGAATCCGCACCCAGATAAATATTACGACGAAGCCCAACGTCATCACGGTCCATAACACCCGCTTCCACGGCTGATTCACGTAGTGGCCGATCAGCTCGACATGCACCAGCGCTGCCGCGATTGCGACCGTCGAAAGCACGAGGTGCGTTGCCTGCCAGACCTCATAGGAAATGCGTAACGCTGAACGCCAGGCCGATGTGACGATGAGGATCAGCAGGCACAGAATCGCGAACGTACCGAATCGTCCGGCCCAAGGCGCGGTGAACGGGTTGACCCGTTCGATGTAGCTCCGGTCAACCAAAACGATCAGCATGATCGGGTGAGCAAAGATAAATAACGTTCCCACATAACCCATATAGCGATGAAAATGCACCAATGCGTCTTCGCCGAATGGTTCGGCCACCGTGCGAATCCGGGCTACGAGGACGAACTGCGCGCCCATCATTGACAGGCCGACGAACCCTAGCGCGACAGCGCACTCCCGCCAGAATCCTCGGTGCGCGTCGGTGACACCCAGGGCGGCGAAAACCAACGGAATCACGATTACCGCAACGTACGCACCGAACCAGATCGTGGAACGAACCGCCATGCGCATCCGGTGGCTCCAATCTTCCGCCCGACAACCATGACGTCGGATATCGAGGCGGGCCGTCGAACGCGTGGAGGGCTCAAGACTGTCCATCCGACGGCGTCGGATTTTGGGCGGCCGACCGCCTCACTTTGTCACACCCAGAACGATTCCCGCCAGCCTTCGCCTATCGACGATCTGGGCGCCGCTACTAGCGGTGAACTTGCGGATGAGACCCCAGTTGATTGGATCCAAGGCGGCGGCGAAACCGAGCTCTTGGTCGAATCCGCTCGACGTGCGGCGAAAAGCCTCGCAGCATGAGTCTGCCAACGCCACCAACGGAGCGCGCCGACCTCGCGGACTTCAATCTCTACGGGGACGGTTCTGTCCTTACATCTCTGCCAGGTCGCCGATGACTGACAGCAGCTGCAGCTTGTCATAGCTCTCGCTTCCGGGAGTGGCGGTGTAGACGAGCAGCGAGTGCGACCCCTCGGGATCCGCGAGCGCCTGGCAGTGCAGCTCGAGTGCACCGAGGTCGGGGTGGACGAAGTGCTTCTTCTCGCGGGGCCGCAGGCCGACTTCATGCTCGTCCCAGATCTGTCGAAACTCCTCGCTGTGCGCGCGCAACAACTCGGCGTAATGCGCCGCGCGGGAACCGGTGCCGCGTCTCGCGCTGGCCTCGCGCAATCCTGACACCCACAGCCGACCGAGGAAGGCGTGATCCTCCGGCGCGTACCGGAGTCGCGTCGATGGGTCAGTGAACCACCGGTAGCCGATGCTGCGCGCCGGACCACTGTAGGCGGTCAGGTCGCCGGTGAGCGCGACACCGAGTGCCGTCTGCCGAAGCGTCTCACCGAGCTCGGTGACGATCTCGGCCGGAGTGTCGTGCAGTCGATCGAGGATGCGCAAGAGTCCGGGGCTGACGTGGTCGCTCTCGGCAAGTCGCGCGGGCGGGGTGTGTCCGGCGAGTCGGAGCAGATAGTCCCGCTCGTCGCGGGCGAGGTGAAGCCCCATCGCGATAGAGGCAACCATCTGCTCCGATGGATGCGGACCCTGTCCCCGTTCGAGGCGGGCGTAGTAGTCGGCGGACATGTGGCTCAGCGCTGCGACCTCCTCCCGGCGTAGCCCTCTGGTACGTCGGCGCTGCCCGCGAGGAAGCCCGACGTCCTCCGGCTGCAGCGCCTCCCGGCGGCGACGGAGGAATGCCCCGAGCCCCTCACGATCGATCTGCATGGTCGTCTCCGTTCCATCTGCCTTAACTTCTACAACCATTGCGTCGCGACATCCACTGCCTGACGATCCCTCCCTCCGCTTCGGTCGGTGGATCGCGTATCCGTGGATTGAGAGGTCCTGGTCAGCCTCGCCGACTTCCCCGAGACTAGAAGACGACACCGACTTCAGGAGCGAGACATGGCACGCCGACCCACCAACATCAGCATCCCCGACCTCTCCGGCACACGCGCCGTCGTCACAGGCGCGAGCGACGGCATGGGGTTCGGCATCGCGACCCGACTCGCCGCGGCCGGCGCCGAAGTGATCCTGCCCGTGCGCAATTCGCGCAAAGGCGAGGTCGCGCTCGGCATGATCCGTCGGAACGTCCCCGAGGCGGACGTGTCGCTGCGCGAGCTTGACCTAGCATCGCTCGCCTCCGTCGCCGCGTTCGCAAACGTGCTGCGCGACGAGGATCGGCCGATTCATCTGCTCATCAACAACGCAGGCGTCATGACACCACCCGAGCGGCAGGCCACCGCCGACGGATACGAGCTGCAATTCGGCACCAACCATCTCGGACATTTCGCCCTCGTCGCGCAACTGCTGCCGTTGCTGATCGCCGGGCGGGCGCGCGTGACCTCGCAGATCAGCATCGCGGCCAATCAGGGAGCAATCAACTGGGACGACCTGAACTGGGAACGTTCGTACGACGGCATGCGTGCCTACAGCCAGTCGAAGATCGCGTTCGGGCTTTTCGGCCTCGAACTCGACCGGCGCAGCCGTGCAGAATCCTGGGGAATCACCAGCAACCTCGCCCATCCCGGCATCGCGCCGACGAGTCTTCTCGATGTGCGGCCGGAACTCGGCCGGGAGGCACCGGCCACAGGACTCCGCCTGATCACTCTGCTTTCGCGAGTCCGAATCGTCGGCTCAGTCGACAGCGCCGGGCTCCCTGCCGTTCTCGCGGCCACTACCCCGGACGCCGGCGGACGCTTCTACGGGCCCCGCGGAGTCGGTCATCTCGGCGGCGCGCCGGCCGAGCAGAAGCTCTATTCCCGCCTGCGTTCCGAGGACGATGCGGAGCGAATGTGGCGCGTGTCGGAGGAGCTCACGAAAATCGCATTCCTGGTCTGATCCAACACTGGTTCCGGCACACCGGCGCGGCCTGACCCGACCGACGCCGCTGTGGCCTTGCAGGTACACCAAGCAATCCCCCGCCCACGCGCCCATCGAGACGACGAAGCCCAGCGATCCGGCGGCTCCTTGGCTCGCCGGTGTTCGGTTCGACGGCCGGCACCGCGTGGCGTGCTGGCGGCTGGAACGCTGTGGGATGGACGAACCTCGCATTACTCGTCGGGAGATCGGTTGGGCATTGCTGGTTGCGTTGTCCAGTAGGTAGTGTCACTTCATGATGCCGCGGAAGACAGACGCGGAATCTACTCGCCCTTCACGGGCCCACAACTACCTCGCGCACCCCGCGCATGGTCCGCTGCCCGCCCTTCTGCTCGTGCTCACGTTCAGCACTGGGCTCATCGACGCGATCAGCATCCTCGGCCCGGGTCGCGTGTTTATCGCCAACATGACCGGCAACGTCGTGTTCATCGGCTTTGCGCTGGCTAAGGCGCCCGGATTCAGCCTGTGGGGGCCGTCCGTTGCCCTCGTATGTTTTCTGGTCGGGGCATCGGTTGGCGGCGTCGCGATCTCACGGTACGGCGAGCATCGAGACAGGCTACTGCGCAACGCACTCGCCGTTCAGCTAGCCCTCTTCGTCGTCGCCCTCGCTATCAGTCTCGCCGCTGGGACGCCTCTGCCGATCGCTCATAAGCTCCTGATCCTGGCGGTGGGCAGCATCGCCCTCGGCATTCAGAACGCGGTCGTGCGCCGTCTTGCCGTGCCCGATGTGACCACCACTCTCCTCACCATGACGCTTACGGGCATGGGAGTAGATCTGCGCAAACGAGACCTGGTGACGGCCACACGACGTTTGCTCGCGGTGCTCGCCATGCTGATCGGAGCCGAGATCGGCGCCATCTTGGTTCTCAATCTCGGTGTCACTGCCGGCATGGTGGTCGCGACTATCGTCCTTGCCGTGGCTATGGTCGGAGCGACCCTCGCCGCGCGCGGCGCACCCAACTGGGCCACGGGCACCGCGTTGTCCTAGTAGCTGCATTTTCCAAAAGGCTCCAACGACCTCGATGGCAGGGACAGCGTGGCAATCCGGGGGGCTGGACGCGGTGGGCTGGATGAACTTCGCACTGCTCATTGTCTGCTTCACCGTCGCGATCCTGATCCGAACGCGCGCGCGAGAGGCGCTAAGGACGGATTACCACCCGCATCGCCAAGGCGAGCGAAGCCAGCCATTCAGCATCCGAAGGAAGAGCGAACACCCTCGTGCTCGCGTGACCCGGGAGAGCCTGCAACGCGCCACGAGACAAGCGGTCCCCGAACAGACAGAAAGCTTTGCTGGAGTTGTAGTGCCTGCACATATAGGTCACACCACTCAGGCCCTCAAGCCAAGCTGCCTCTGCCCACCGCACCGTCTCGGGGTAGGCCCTGGGGTCGGTATCGGTGAGGTCGGACGGAAATAGCCCGACCTTGGTTGAGTCGCTAGGTAGACCCACGTGTACCGACCCGTTGCGCGCGTTGGTGATGAGCCCGGCTTCGTCCTTCGTGAGCCCAAAATCGTCGACGCATCGATCGAGGCGCTGTAGTACCTCATCAAGCCCGATCGTGCGTACCCGCGGATCGGCGAGTGTCGCCCTCGTGGTCAGGATGAAGAGCGACAGTTCCATGTTGCTGGTGAGCTTGACGAGCAATGCGGGGTTGCGCCGCCACAAGGCGACCTTGCCCAAGTGCTCCACTGCAGTGGGCGCGAGCACCCCCACGAGCCATGTGTCATCGGCGCTCCAAGCGGTGAGGGCCAACTCGATGGAGCGCGACGCCGACGTGATCAGAGTGGTTTCAACGCTGACCGGCTCTGGTGCAGGTTCATGTGGTTCGTGGGTCATGCCAGCGAGCGTTCCACACCGTGGGTCACCGACGTCGGGTCGGCAACGCTTACCCCGGAAAGTCACCGTCACGACCGACCCCCAGCATTCCTGTCAGACCGTAGTACGTGCTTCTGATGACACGGACCGTCTAGGTGCTCAGTCGTCTGACATGACCGCTTAGTCGCCGTTGTGGGTCGCCATCGCCACGTTGGCCACTGCGGGATTAGCCGACGCCTCGGGACCATCAGCGTGACTGATGACGGTGTCTCACGTATGATCCCGGAGCAGCGCAACGTTGTCGTTGAGCTGCGTTGATTCTTTTTGCAGAGGGGTTCCTGAATGAACTGTGTCGCGTGCGGTAATGACAATGTCACGATCGAGATGATGCAGGCTGGCGGTCGCACGCGAACGCACGGCACGGGCCTGGGCGGTAAGACCAACAATATGGCGCGTGGCATGACCGCCGTCAGCACCCTGGGCATGTCCAACCTCGTGTGGAAGAAGTCCAAGGGCACCGAGAAGATGAAGTACAAGAATCAAAAAGTCGCGCTCTGCCAGACCTGCGGCCATGATTGGTCAATCCGCTAGGGGCGGAATCGGAAGGTCTGAAAAGGCTCACTCCGCCTTCGGTAGATATCGCTTCCGAACCAGGCTGGCGGTCATGGCGTGGAGAGCACCCGACCGTCAGGGAGACGTCCGCCAGCATGCGAAAGGCGCGGGCAAGCGGGGGTCAGGAGAACTCATGTTCACCTTCGGTTCGGGCTGTCACGCCGGTTCGGCTGCGTCGCTCGCCTCGAAGGCCGAGATCGACGCGAGATAGTCGCCAGCGACAACGTGCGGGTTGTCCTTGTGGCCCTCGATCTCGATGACCACGGTGTCATCAGTCGTCGCTATCACCCGGAACCGCGCGCCGACCTCCAGCGTGATCCCATTGTCGTTGGCAACGTGGTCAACCACCTCGATCCAAGACGGTTCGTTCGAGGCTTGAGACTGTGACCGCCGGTCGCCCTTCAGTCGCTGGATGATCTTCTGTGCACCGAGAGTGCCTGTGGAGCCCACCGCCACCAATGCAGTGGCGACGGCCGCGGTCGCCGTCGCCGGCCCGCCCAGCTTCTTTACGACCGTGACGAGTACCTGGTAACCGCCGAGGTTTCCGGCCATGAGCGCCCTGCTTTCGATGAGGTGCGAGCGATGTTATCAATCGACACGATCAGACATCAGGTCGGCGCGAGGACATGATACGGGCAGGAATTGGCCAAACTGTAGCTACCTTATGGCCGCGACTGGCTCATGACTCGACGCGGGCCGCTTCGTGCCCGAGATTGTCCGGGCGATGGACGCCGACGGGACTGGAATCGGCCATACCCACTGACTGGCCGCGTCGTGAACCGTGGACGTCCGGCAGGTGGGTCGCTATGCAGAGCCGCCGGCGGCCGGCGGCGCAGCGAGCTTCTCGACGTCCTCGATCACCTCGAGCACGTTTCGGTAGCGCTTGGCGGTGTCTTGGTCGGTGCACTTGCGCACGATCTGGCCGACCTCATCGTCGCTGTGCTCCAGCGACGACTTGCCTGTGAAGATGAATCGCAGTAGCCAGCCAGCCGAGTAGATGTCGTTGACGACTGCGAAGTCCTTCATGCTCGCCAGCTGCGGGTCCCTGATCGTCCCGCGCATCTCGGTGCGGGTCATCGTGAACTGCGAGTCGAGATCCTTGATCAGCCCGAAGTCGGACAGCTTGACCAGCGCAGCTCCGCGGTCGAAGGTCTTGATCAGCACGTTCTGCAAGCTCAGGTCCCGGTGCAGAATCCTTTTGCCGTGGATGTAGTTCAGTCCGTAGAGAAACTGCAGGGCAATCCGCTTGCGGGTGGGCTGCTTGAGATCCTGGTTGTTCTTGTTGATGAACGAGCGCAGCGTCTCTTCGCAGTACTCCATGCTGTACTGGTTCTTCTCTTCGTCATAGCGGTAGACCTGCACGACGTACGGGAAACTGAGCCCTTTCAGGATTTCGAACTCGCGTTTGAACCTCGCTAGGTCCCGCTCGGAGATGTCTTTTTTGGCTCGTTTGATCGCGACCGTGGTGTCATACAGGTCATCGATGTAGGCGTAGACGTGCGCGTACGAGCCCGTTCCCACGAGCGTGAGCTGTTGTTCGGTGCGCTGCGCATCTAGCGTCACGCGAAGAGCATCGTCCGTGCCGAGGAATACAGGTTCGTGCTTGATAAGCGTGACCGGCGCGAAATCCTCGGGGATGGTGCTGCCGTTGGTACTCGCGAGCCATGGCGCGCATGCCTGCAGTGCATTTGTGTAGGTGTCTATGAGCGTCGCGGTCGCGCCTGCCCGTTCGAGTGACCGCAGTGTGGTCTCAATCGTGTCGATCAGCGCGATGAACTGACGACTGGCCTCGGCCCAGTAGTAGCGTTGCGGCGTTCGTGCTCGGTCGTTGATGGAGTTGAAGTGCTCATTAAGCTGCTCGTGGATCACGGCGAAAACGTGTCCGTGGTCGATCTCGCTGTATAGCGCCTCGAAGGCGGCCGAGGCTGGTTGTGCCGCATGCTCTGCGCTTAGGGCGGCCAAGATCCGCTCTTGGGCCTTGGGTGTGATCACGGCGCTGCCCCTCTCTGGCATCTAGTAGCAGTCGATCGAAATTGAGGCCGCCCCGTGGCGGTCAGTCCGTCACGAAAGAACTGGGGAGTTTCACGCTTCACGCGTAGCCGGCGAGCCTGAAACGCACTAGTCAGGTCGCTCAACGCTCCCCTCGGTCATTCCATCGGCTTGACCTTGGCCTCGATGAAGGCGATCTCCTCCGCGTCGAGGCCGTACTTGGCGTACAACTGTTGGTCGATCTGCGGGATCGACTTGGACCAGTCGATGTCTGATGACGCGGCGAAGTCCTGCATCGGAACATGCCGCCAGGTGTGCGCGGCGTTGTGTTGCGTCACCTTGAGGATGCCGAGCATCGCGCGAGCGAACTTCGACTTGACATACTTCAGCAGTGCTTCAGCCTCGGCGACGGTGGCGAAAGAGCCGATGGTGAGAAACGTGCTGGTGACCGCGACATCTGGCCCAAGCGCAGTCGGGTTGTTCAGTGCTACGCCAAAGAAGTCGGTTGTCGATCCCGAGCCGTTGGCCGCCGGTACAGCAACTTTGTAAGCAAGGAGCGAGGGTGGACCGGTGACGTAATCGCGGCGCAGCCAACGGGTGACGCGATTCCTCCCCGACAGACCAAACACTTCAACATAGTCACGCCCATCAGACGGCCTTTCCTCGTGGAACAGGAATGGGAGTCGCACAAAGGTACCCGCGTCGAGTTTGTACGGATTGCCTTTTGACATCAAAGCGCGTGCGCTGAGATTCTCCTCGTGCATCTTGTCTGTGTAGCGGTGCTGACGGTCGTTCGTGATGCCCAAGTCGATGAGAGAGGAACCGCGCGACGCTTGGACTTTTTGCAGAATCGCGTCCAACTCGGGATGTTTGGCGAATTGTCCGATGGGACCGAGCTGACGCTCCGAGTCGCGGTATGTGACGGCGATGCCGGCCTTGATTGGGTCCGTAAGGCCGGGGAAAAGGCGATTCGAGTCAGGCTCGAAGTGCGCCACCATCAGGTGCTCGTCCGCGAGCATCTTCGCATTCCATGCCTTGGGCGTGTAGCCGGCGTTGAAGAGGAATCGTGCCGGCGTAATGAGCACTACTTTGGTGCCGACCTCG encodes the following:
- a CDS encoding protein kinase family protein, with product MITPKAQERILAALSAEHAAQPASAAFEALYSEIDHGHVFAVIHEQLNEHFNSINDRARTPQRYYWAEASRQFIALIDTIETTLRSLERAGATATLIDTYTNALQACAPWLASTNGSTIPEDFAPVTLIKHEPVFLGTDDALRVTLDAQRTEQQLTLVGTGSYAHVYAYIDDLYDTTVAIKRAKKDISERDLARFKREFEILKGLSFPYVVQVYRYDEEKNQYSMEYCEETLRSFINKNNQDLKQPTRKRIALQFLYGLNYIHGKRILHRDLSLQNVLIKTFDRGAALVKLSDFGLIKDLDSQFTMTRTEMRGTIRDPQLASMKDFAVVNDIYSAGWLLRFIFTGKSSLEHSDDEVGQIVRKCTDQDTAKRYRNVLEVIEDVEKLAAPPAAGGSA
- a CDS encoding Eco57I restriction-modification methylase domain-containing protein: MSKKFDVVIGNPPYQEDSVGESTHNMPIYDKFMDAAFEVGTKVVLITPARFLFNAGYTPKAWNAKMLADEHLMVAHFEPDSNRLFPGLTDPIKAGIAVTYRDSERQLGPIGQFAKHPELDAILQKVQASRGSSLIDLGITNDRQHRYTDKMHEENLSARALMSKGNPYKLDAGTFVRLPFLFHEERPSDGRDYVEVFGLSGRNRVTRWLRRDYVTGPPSLLAYKVAVPAANGSGSTTDFFGVALNNPTALGPDVAVTSTFLTIGSFATVAEAEALLKYVKSKFARAMLGILKVTQHNAAHTWRHVPMQDFAASSDIDWSKSIPQIDQQLYAKYGLDAEEIAFIEAKVKPME
- a CDS encoding ferric reductase-like transmembrane domain-containing protein; translation: MAVRSTIWFGAYVAVIVIPLVFAALGVTDAHRGFWRECAVALGFVGLSMMGAQFVLVARIRTVAEPFGEDALVHFHRYMGYVGTLFIFAHPIMLIVLVDRSYIERVNPFTAPWAGRFGTFAILCLLILIVTSAWRSALRISYEVWQATHLVLSTVAIAAALVHVELIGHYVNQPWKRVLWTVMTLGFVVIFIWVRILRPILRMRRPWTVESVAPEPGGVNTVTLTPAGHAGFTFAPGQFGWLSIHRSPFAVTQHPFSFSSNGDDPARLQMSIKDLGDFTSAIGALQAGTVAYLDGPHGVFSPDFDEGPGFVFLAGGVGIGPIRSMLRTLDARGDRRPCHLFYGTKRIEDAAYYDEMVDLAESLDLTVVLTLSDPPGDWMGESGRLDADMLHRHLPVDRREALQYFICGPGAMQDALEDALAALGVPGDKVHTERFNFV
- a CDS encoding helix-turn-helix transcriptional regulator — protein: MQIDREGLGAFLRRRREALQPEDVGLPRGQRRRTRGLRREEVAALSHMSADYYARLERGQGPHPSEQMVASIAMGLHLARDERDYLLRLAGHTPPARLAESDHVSPGLLRILDRLHDTPAEIVTELGETLRQTALGVALTGDLTAYSGPARSIGYRWFTDPSTRLRYAPEDHAFLGRLWVSGLREASARRGTGSRAAHYAELLRAHSEEFRQIWDEHEVGLRPREKKHFVHPDLGALELHCQALADPEGSHSLLVYTATPGSESYDKLQLLSVIGDLAEM
- a CDS encoding YoaK family protein; the protein is MMPRKTDAESTRPSRAHNYLAHPAHGPLPALLLVLTFSTGLIDAISILGPGRVFIANMTGNVVFIGFALAKAPGFSLWGPSVALVCFLVGASVGGVAISRYGEHRDRLLRNALAVQLALFVVALAISLAAGTPLPIAHKLLILAVGSIALGIQNAVVRRLAVPDVTTTLLTMTLTGMGVDLRKRDLVTATRRLLAVLAMLIGAEIGAILVLNLGVTAGMVVATIVLAVAMVGATLAARGAPNWATGTALS
- a CDS encoding SDR family oxidoreductase; the encoded protein is MARRPTNISIPDLSGTRAVVTGASDGMGFGIATRLAAAGAEVILPVRNSRKGEVALGMIRRNVPEADVSLRELDLASLASVAAFANVLRDEDRPIHLLINNAGVMTPPERQATADGYELQFGTNHLGHFALVAQLLPLLIAGRARVTSQISIAANQGAINWDDLNWERSYDGMRAYSQSKIAFGLFGLELDRRSRAESWGITSNLAHPGIAPTSLLDVRPELGREAPATGLRLITLLSRVRIVGSVDSAGLPAVLAATTPDAGGRFYGPRGVGHLGGAPAEQKLYSRLRSEDDAERMWRVSEELTKIAFLV